The region AAGGTGCACCTGCCCGGCCACAAGGAACACGAACCGTGGCGGCGCTTTCAGCACCTGGAAAAACGCTACTTCACCCCCGGCACAGGCTGGGAGGTGACCCAAGCCTTTGGAGGCATCCTGGGCATGGCCATCTGCAACGACCGCCGCTGGGCCGAAACCTACCGCGTGATGGGCCTGCAAGGTGTGGAAATGGTGCTGATCGGCTACAACACCCCAGTGCACAACGCCCCCGCGCCGCAGCATGACGACCTGTCCCTGTTCCACAACCAGCTCTCCATGCAAGCCGGTGCTTACCAGAACGGCACCTGGGTGGTGGGCGTGGCCAAGGCCGGCGTGGAGGAGGGCGTGGACAGCATCGGCGGCAGTTGCATCATCGCCCCGTCGGGTGAGGTGGTGGCGCGCTGCCTGACCAAGGGCGACGAGATGGCGATTGCACGTTGTGATCTGGACTTTTGCGCGGTTTACAAGCGCACCACGTTCAACTTTGATCTGCACCGACAGCCGCAGGCTTATGGGCTGATTACACAGCGCAAGGGGGAGACGCTGGGGGCGGATGGGATGCCGTTGTCGGCTTTGTCTGGGGGGTGAAGGCGCTATTGATTGGGTAGCTGCTTGCGCTTTATTTACGGTCGGCGCGCTCAAATCCAAGTGCAACACCGACGTAGTCTATTGGATTGACGCTGGAGCCACCTCAAGGCGCCCAAGCCACTGTCGATAAACCTCGATTGGTGAGGCCCAACCAAGTGTTTGGCGGGGCCTGTTATTCATCTCATCGACAAACGCGTCAGCACATCAGTGAGATAGGCCTGCGGCACGATGTGGTTCACAGCGGCTGGCACGCAGGTTGGCAAATGTGTAGGTGGTGTGGGGTTGGGCGGCTCCGAGCATGTCAATCGGCGCTGCGGCCAGCATCCCGGAATCGATGCGCATCATGCCAGTCCCTCGTGCAGCCACGCGCTGCTGGAGGTCAGCGCATGCGGGGGGCACTGCCCGCATAAATTCGACGCGGGTCTGGGTGCAGGTCCCATTGAGCATTTGCCGCCAGCGCCGCTTACAGCTCAACTGGGTTCGCCAATAGCTCAGCGCCTCGTTTCGTGATTAGGCATAGGCTGCCAGTTTCATGCCGCTGGCGCGCCAGGTGTCAATGTCTTGCAGCGCGCGAGCGATGTGTACCCGGTCTGCTTCATTCATGAGATTCCTCGTTGTTGAAAACAACGAGCGCGCCTATCCCGCCGCTATTACCCAAGGGTGGTGGGCACCGGAGGCTTACGTTAATGGTTCACTGGCTTTACATCAGTAAATGTTCACCCGCATTGTCTCCGCCCAAGGTGACGTAATTGACTTTACGGATGTCCATCAGTTTTTTGCCACCAGAGTAACTGATGGAACTCTGTACATCTTGCTCCATTTCAATCAGTGTGTTCGCCAGTTGGCCTTTGATGGGTTCCAGAATACGCTTGCCCTCCACGTGTTTGTATTCACCCTTGTTGAAGTCGCTGGCGGAGCCGTAATACTCCTTGAACAGCTTGCCATCCACTTCCACTGTTTTGCCTGGGCTTTCTTCGTGGCCGGCAAACAGCGAGCCAATCATGACCATGGTGGCTCCAAAGCGGATGCTCTTGGCGATGTCGCCATGGTCGCGGATGCCGCCATCGGCAATGATGGGTTTTGTGGCCACCCGCGCGCACCATTTCACCGCGC is a window of Rhodoferax lithotrophicus DNA encoding:
- a CDS encoding N-carbamoyl-D-amino-acid hydrolase produces the protein MPRYLNVALGQLGPIQRADTRPQVVARLCELMRQAHAVGAQLIVFPELALTTFFPRWYIEDEAEINSFFEHSMPNAATQPLFDLGKQLGVGFYLGYAELAQEATGAVRYNTSILVDRSGQIVAKYRKVHLPGHKEHEPWRRFQHLEKRYFTPGTGWEVTQAFGGILGMAICNDRRWAETYRVMGLQGVEMVLIGYNTPVHNAPAPQHDDLSLFHNQLSMQAGAYQNGTWVVGVAKAGVEEGVDSIGGSCIIAPSGEVVARCLTKGDEMAIARCDLDFCAVYKRTTFNFDLHRQPQAYGLITQRKGETLGADGMPLSALSGG